The proteins below are encoded in one region of Triticum aestivum cultivar Chinese Spring chromosome 1B, IWGSC CS RefSeq v2.1, whole genome shotgun sequence:
- the LOC123116488 gene encoding cold-regulated 413 inner membrane protein 2, chloroplastic → MQWVSVAAAAVLLLGKGTSIHKSFLVPLFVLQAPTPIISWIKSEYGLWTAFLVLAVHLFLPFPDELELPLSTMLAVSIAAY, encoded by the exons ATGCAGTGGGTCTCCGTCGCGGCCGCCGC AGTGCTCTTGCTTGGTAAAGGCACAAGCATACACAAATCTTTCCTCGTGCCATTGTTTGTTCTGCAAGCACCTACCCCTATAATCTCATGGATCAA GAGTGAATATGGGCTGTGGACTGCTTTTCTTGTGCTTGCAGTGCATTTGTTCTTACCCTTTCCAG ATGAGCTAGAGCTTCCACTATCAACAATGCTGGCGGTCAGCATTGCTGCTTACTAG